A window of Acidobacteriota bacterium genomic DNA:
GCTTGTACCACAACTGGCCCGGTGTCGTTTACACTGATGCCACTGCCGTATGTGGACGCTTCAATCAATTGATCCTGCCGATGCCGGCCTGGTGTTTCGTCTCCTGCCGGGAACCCTGAAGACCGTTGGCCGCGCACCCGGCGTCGACTTCGTCGTCGATGCGGCGCTCGTGTCGCGCGTGCATTGCCGCCTGACCCTGAGCGACGCCAACGAACTGCTGCTCGAGGATCTCGGCAGCACCAATGGGACCTTCTTGAATGGTCAGAAGGTCGGCCGGGCCGTGCTGAGCGACGGCGACAAGCTGACCGTGGGGCGGGTTGAGTTCGTGGTCAACGCCGAGTCGAACGACAAGCGCGCGGGGAATCCGAAGACGACCTGGTCGGTCTAGAGGCTTGGGGCTTGAAGAAAGCTCACCCTCCAGGCCCCCTGCGACTCAGATACTCCAATACGAACGGGTTGGTCCGACGCTCGCGGCCAATGGTGGTTTCCGGCCCGTGGCCCGAGTAGACGACCGACTCGTCTGGAAACGCGAACAGCACCTCGGTGATCGCCTTCATCAGCACCTCGTAGTCGCCACCGGGCAGGTCGGTCCGTCCAATCGAGCCGGCGAACAGGGTGTCGCCTACAAACAGGCCTGGGGCGGCCCCCGCACCCGGCTTCGACACGGCCAGGCAAACTCCGCCTGGCGCGTGGCCCGGCGTGTGGTGCACGTGGACGACGAGGTCTCCGAAGGTGATGGGGCCCAGGCCCTCGTAGTAGCGGTCGACCGGCGGCGGCTGCTCCACCTGGATCCCGAACATGGCGCCTTGCCGCGCCGCGTGGTCATAGAGCGGCTGATCGGCCGGGTGCAGGTAGATGGGCGACTTGAGGCGGCGCTTGGCCTCGGCCACTCCCGACACGTGATCCACATGAGCGTGTGTCAGCAGGATGCTGCTGACCGTGAGCCCCTGCTCGGCGACAAACGCCAGCAACTGCTCCACTTCGTCGCCAGGGTCGATGTAGACCGCGTCTTTCGTGCGCTCGCACCCCAGGACGTAACCGTTTTTCTGAAATGGCCCATCGGCGGCGGCCTTGAGGATCATTGAACTAGGATACTAGGGTGATCCGCGATCTGCCGACCGTTCTCGACATCTACGACGCGAAGCAGCGGCTCGCGCCGCACTTGCCGGCCACGCCACTCTTGCCGTCGCCCTGGCTGTCGTCGATCGCCGACGGCAACGTCCTCCTCAAGCTCGAATCGCTCAACCTGACCAGCTCGTTCAAGATTCGTGGCGCATTGCACGCGGCGTTGCGGCTGCTGGAGACCGGCGACGCCGGCGCGGCGCCGCAACTGGTGACCGCGTCGGCGGGTAATCACGGGCGGGCGCTGGCACTCGCCGCCGAGCGCCTGGGCCTCGCGTGCATCGTCTTTACGCCGGCGAGCGCGCCCGAAGCCAAGAAGAACGCCATCCGCCGTCATGGCGCCGTCCTGCACGGCGAATGCGACGACTACGACGCGGCTGAGAAACAGGCCCGGGAGTACGCCGCGGCCGAAGGCGGCGTCTACATCTCGCCTTACAACCACCCGGATGTCATTGCCGGCGCGGGCACGATCGGCCTCGAGATTGTCGAAACGATGCCGGCCTTCGACGTAATCGTGATCCCGCTCGGCGGCGGGGGCCTGGCCAGCGGCGTAGGGCTCGCCATCAAGGCCGCCGCGGCGCACGTGACGGTCGTCGGCGTCGAAGTGGAAGCGTCGTCGCCATTCACGCTCAGCCTCGAGGCGGGCCGCATCACCGAGATCACGCCTCGCCAGTCGCTGGCCGACGGCCTCACGGGCAACCTCGAGCCCGGCTCGATCACCTTTCCACTGGTGAAGCAGGTGGTCGACTACGTGGTCACCGTGAGCGAGGACGACCTGGGCCGGGCCATGAAGGGGCTGGCGACCGAAGAGCGGCTGATTGTCGAGGGCGCGGGCGTGGCGGCGACAGCGGCGATCATGGCCGGCAAGGCGTCGGCGCCGGGTCAGCGGGTGATCGCGATGGTCACCGGCGGCAACGTTGACCTGCCGAAGTGGCTGTTCACGATCAGCTGAGCCACCGATTCACACCGGCCGCAGATTCACACCGGCCACAGATTCGCACCGATTGACACCGATTGGGACCACTCACAGAGATCGCAGGCGGGCGGCGAGCACCGCCGCCGAACCGGCGGTGTCCAGCTCGGGGTGCCGGTGCCCCACGAGCGCCGCGAAGAGCGCGCGCAGTTGCTCGACGTCCAAGGCTTCGTCCGACTCGGCGGCGTGCACGAGATCCAGTTTCGCTTTCCCCTTGGCGGTGAGCAGCACGGTATCGACGGTGATGGCGCCGTGGAAAATGCCGCGCGCGTGCAGTTCCGCCACCGCGTCGGCGACCTCCCCCACAATCTCTGAGGCGCGGCGCGCATTGAACACCTGGCCGCCCATGATCAACCGCAGGCTGCGGCCCTGGACGAACTCGCACGCGGCATAGGTGGCCTTGCCGTCGCGGGCGAAGTCGAAGATCGCCACGAGCGCGGGGTGAAACAGTCCGCACACGCGCTCGTCAACGTGCGTGATCGGCCGCAGCATCACGGTCTGCGCCGTTTGCATGTCGCGGGCTTTCACGGGGGCGCCCGCCGGCGCCACTTCGAGGGGATCGTACCGGTTCGCGATCATCTAGTGGAGCGTATCAACGAATGCGAAAGTCCGATCAACTCGGCTCATCGCAGCCACTGGGGTCGTTCCGTAGGAACGACCCGCTCTCGATTTCGAACGGACACTCCATTAAGTTTTCTGCGGGCGGGACGGACGAATCTCCACGCGGCTCGGCAGGCTGCGCGGCGGGTGGTTGAGCACGTCGACAATGGCCTGGGCGACGTCCTCAGCCTGCAGCTTCCAGTTGGAGCCCGCAGTACTTTCGCGTCCTGAGAAGCCGGTGGCGACCGAACCCGGGAGGATGTAGGTGACGCGGATGTTGTCGGCGCGCAGCTCCTGCATCAGCGCCTCGCTGAACGCGTTGAGGCCCGCCTTCGACGCGCAGTAGGCCGCACCGCCGATGAAGGGGTTCGTGCTGGCGAGGCTGCTGACGTTCACGATCCAGCCCGAGCCGCGCTGCTTCAGCACGGGAATGGCGGCCTTGCAGCAATTGAAGACGCCGGTCAGGTTGGTGCCGATGATGCGATCCCACTCGTCGTGGGGCATCTCCGAAATCGGCACGCCAACGCCGACACCGGCGTTGTTGACCAGCACGTCGAGCCCGCCGAAGCGGGCGGCGGCGGTCCGCACGGCCAGTTCGGCGGAGGCGGGGTCGCGCACGTCGCACACGATGCCGGCGACGCGACCGGGATCTCCGCACGCGGTGGCCAGGGCATGCTCGGCGCGCACCACGCTGTCGGTGGCGGTGCCGGTCACGGCCACCTGGCCGCCGGCCCCGAGCAGCGCCTCGGCCAGCGCATAACCGATGCCTCGTGTCCCGCCCGTAATCAGAGTGACTCGTGCCATGCCTATAGAATAGTCCCGTGTCGACCGTCGTCATTCTGGGGGCCGGGGAAATTGGCGGCGCGCTGGCCCGCCAGCTGGCCGCGACCGATCTCGTATCGCGCATCGTCCTGGTTGACGAGCTGGGTAGCGTGGCCGCCGGCAAGGCGCTCGACGTGGCGCAGTCGGGTCCGGTGGACCGCTACCACACGCTGCTGACGGGCACGAACGACCTTGCGGCGGTGGTCGGCGCCGCGGTGATCGTCGTGGCAGACCGCGCCGGCCAGCCCGGCGGCGAGTGGCAAGACGAGGCCGGCCTGGCAATGCTGAAACGGGTGGCGGGGCTGAATCAGGTGGCCCCGCTGTTGTGTGCCGGGGCGGCGCAGGGCGGGTTGATCGAGCGGGGGGTGAACGAGGCCGGCATTGCGCGCGTCCGGCTGTTCGGCACCGCGGGCGAGGCGCTGCGGTCGGCGGTGACGGCGATTACCGCGCTCGAGGCCCAGGCCTCGGCCTCGGATATCTCGCTGATGGTGCTGGGGCGACCGCCGCAACAGGTGATCGTGCCCTGGGACCAAGGGGCGATTGGCGGCCGGTCGATTCCGCAGGTGTTGTCGGCAGCACAGTTGGCGCGCCTCGACGCGCGCGCCGCGCGGCTGTGGCCGCCTGGTCCCTACGCGCTGGCATCGGCGGCCGCGCGGATCATCCGCACGGCCTTGACGCGCGGGCCGCGGCTGCACATGGCCATGGTCGCGGTGACGCGCGACGAGGGCACGCCGGGCCGTTCGGCGATCATGCCGGTGCTGCTGCAACCGGCGGGCATCAAGTCGATCGTGACGCCCACGCTATCGTCACGCGACCGCGTGCGCTACGAGACGTCGATGTCCGGTTAACCGCCTTCGCCGAGGCTACGGCGGGTCAAGAAGCCGGACGTCACACCAGACGAGTTAGAACGCCTCGGCCGGGCGATGCAGCGACAGTCCGCCGGCAAAGTCAGCGAGCCGCGTGCGCAGCAACAGGCGCCCGCGGTGCAGCCGCGACTTCAGGGTCTGGTCCTTCACGCGCAGGCGCATGCTCGCCTCTTCAGTGGTCATGCCCTTCAGGTCGCGCAAGATCACGGGCTCGCGATAAATGGCCGGCAGTTCCTCAACCGCCTCAACGAGGCGAGCCCGCATCTGGCGGCGCAACATGGTCTCGTCGGCCAGGTTCGACCAGTCGGCGGGCTCGTAGACGCGCGGGGCGCCATCCCCGGCCGCTTCCAGCTGTTCAGGGACCTCGGCCAGGCGGGCGGCACGCGTGTGGCGCAGCCGCGACATCGCCGTATTGAACGTGATCCGGTAGATCCACGACGACAGCGCCGAGTCGCCCCGGAACGCCTCGATCTTGCGGAACACCTTCAGGAGCACGTCCTGGACCACCTCTTCCGCGTCTTCACGGTTCTTCAGGTAGCGGAAGGCCAGCTGGAAGATGCGGGCGCCGTACAGGGCCGACAGGTCCGCCAACGCCGTTTCGTCCTGCCGCCGGAGCCGGGCCACCAACTCGTTTTCAGTTTGATCTCGCATGTTGGCCAATAGAACCCCGGCCCACGCGCGCCTATTCCCGAAAAGTGGACCTGCTCCCCTTTTCTCCGAACACGTCAGAAAAAAGGCGCACAAACGCGTCTTCAACCTCAGCCATTGCGACGGGCCGGCCGAGTTCGGCGGCCAGCGACGTCACCGCCTTGTCGGCAATGCCGCAGGGGACGATCAGGTTGAAGAAATCGAGGTCGGTGGTGACGTTGAAGGCAAAGCCGTGGCTGGTGACCCAACGCGAGATGCGGACACCGACGGCACCGATCTTCGCGTCGCCAACCCACGCACCGCTCATCCCCTTCACGCGACCAGCGGTCAGGCCGTAGTCGGCGCAGACGCGGATCATCACCTCCTCCAAATCGCGGACGTACACGTGCACGTCACGACGGCCGGGATTGAGGTCGATGATCGGATAGCCGACGAGCTGGCCGGGACCGTGATACGTGACGTCGCCGCCGCGTCCGGTCTCGAAGACCTCGACGCCGCGGGCCGCGAGCAGGTCGGGCGCGGCGAGGATGTGCCGGCGCCCGTCCTTCTTGACGCCAATGGTCAGGACGTGGGGATGCTGCAACAGCAGCAGCGTGTCGGGAATGCGGCCGGCCTTGCGGTC
This region includes:
- a CDS encoding sigma-70 family RNA polymerase sigma factor, translated to MRDQTENELVARLRRQDETALADLSALYGARIFQLAFRYLKNREDAEEVVQDVLLKVFRKIEAFRGDSALSSWIYRITFNTAMSRLRHTRAARLAEVPEQLEAAGDGAPRVYEPADWSNLADETMLRRQMRARLVEAVEELPAIYREPVILRDLKGMTTEEASMRLRVKDQTLKSRLHRGRLLLRTRLADFAGGLSLHRPAEAF
- a CDS encoding SDR family oxidoreductase gives rise to the protein MARVTLITGGTRGIGYALAEALLGAGGQVAVTGTATDSVVRAEHALATACGDPGRVAGIVCDVRDPASAELAVRTAAARFGGLDVLVNNAGVGVGVPISEMPHDEWDRIIGTNLTGVFNCCKAAIPVLKQRGSGWIVNVSSLASTNPFIGGAAYCASKAGLNAFSEALMQELRADNIRVTYILPGSVATGFSGRESTAGSNWKLQAEDVAQAIVDVLNHPPRSLPSRVEIRPSRPQKT
- a CDS encoding threonine/serine dehydratase — its product is MIRDLPTVLDIYDAKQRLAPHLPATPLLPSPWLSSIADGNVLLKLESLNLTSSFKIRGALHAALRLLETGDAGAAPQLVTASAGNHGRALALAAERLGLACIVFTPASAPEAKKNAIRRHGAVLHGECDDYDAAEKQAREYAAAEGGVYISPYNHPDVIAGAGTIGLEIVETMPAFDVIVIPLGGGGLASGVGLAIKAAAAHVTVVGVEVEASSPFTLSLEAGRITEITPRQSLADGLTGNLEPGSITFPLVKQVVDYVVTVSEDDLGRAMKGLATEERLIVEGAGVAATAAIMAGKASAPGQRVIAMVTGGNVDLPKWLFTIS
- a CDS encoding MBL fold metallo-hydrolase, with translation MILKAAADGPFQKNGYVLGCERTKDAVYIDPGDEVEQLLAFVAEQGLTVSSILLTHAHVDHVSGVAEAKRRLKSPIYLHPADQPLYDHAARQGAMFGIQVEQPPPVDRYYEGLGPITFGDLVVHVHHTPGHAPGGVCLAVSKPGAGAAPGLFVGDTLFAGSIGRTDLPGGDYEVLMKAITEVLFAFPDESVVYSGHGPETTIGRERRTNPFVLEYLSRRGPGG
- the lipB gene encoding lipoyl(octanoyl) transferase LipB; its protein translation is MNPASLQVRRLGLVSYADGLELQRALVDDRKAGRIPDTLLLLQHPHVLTIGVKKDGRRHILAAPDLLAARGVEVFETGRGGDVTYHGPGQLVGYPIIDLNPGRRDVHVYVRDLEEVMIRVCADYGLTAGRVKGMSGAWVGDAKIGAVGVRISRWVTSHGFAFNVTTDLDFFNLIVPCGIADKAVTSLAAELGRPVAMAEVEDAFVRLFSDVFGEKGSRSTFRE
- a CDS encoding FHA domain-containing protein, which gives rise to MWTLQSIDPADAGLVFRLLPGTLKTVGRAPGVDFVVDAALVSRVHCRLTLSDANELLLEDLGSTNGTFLNGQKVGRAVLSDGDKLTVGRVEFVVNAESNDKRAGNPKTTWSV